From a single Streptomyces sp. 1331.2 genomic region:
- a CDS encoding ABC transporter substrate-binding protein produces MHNGTVRSILAKAGVVAVALVTVGAATTAAAANSADDTGVTGVTSVGKPQPKHGGTVRIAQRPNDSPNVIWPFMDVNQVTSINIGEFQQFFFRPLYFAGRDDRIAIDDDLSPAQAPVWSEDGRTVTIRLKNWKWSNGERLTGRDVQFWINMAKAEKEHDGYYTPPMTIAGTTTNYFPDNVVSTSVAEHGISITFDQAYNRTWVLQNVLTTITPMPRAWDVTGPDGARGRCSADAVDTPTLKADCDPVFRHLSAASVDKKTFATNPLWQISDGPWKLKSYDAASGAYAIVRNKAYSGVHKPYLDEVDFVPYKNAEAQYADLQAGASSPNALQIGILPKAHAARYDPADLQAGNPLAGQGYHIAPLTYLDSISYYQLNFRSSRHGKLFRQAYFTKALQDSYDQQGVIDGPRKGWGHPTIGAVPALPEGNPLSPNAQQHRMKFDLAEARSLMAANGWDLSTTPAVCRNPGTGPGQCGADIAAGDKAEFDLDYQAGNADLPGIMAAYRTNLAQSGISVNLAEVPVDHLQSEASLCTPANPAGCAWDAALYGGWVYSPQLYPTGDSLFATGAAANVWGYSDPHLDQLIAKTITSNDIQDMYAYEDYVNDHQPVIYTDDIVAIYEVADGLRMPVQDPFEGYQPEFWYYTK; encoded by the coding sequence ATGCACAACGGCACAGTCCGCAGCATCCTGGCGAAGGCGGGTGTGGTGGCCGTCGCCCTCGTGACCGTCGGAGCGGCGACGACCGCCGCCGCCGCGAACTCCGCCGACGACACCGGCGTCACCGGTGTCACGTCGGTCGGCAAGCCCCAGCCCAAGCACGGCGGAACGGTCCGCATCGCCCAGCGGCCGAACGACAGCCCCAACGTGATCTGGCCGTTCATGGACGTCAACCAGGTCACCTCGATCAACATCGGCGAGTTCCAGCAGTTCTTCTTCCGCCCGCTGTACTTCGCCGGCCGGGACGACAGGATCGCCATCGACGACGACCTGTCGCCGGCCCAGGCCCCGGTCTGGAGCGAGGACGGACGGACCGTCACCATCCGCCTCAAGAACTGGAAGTGGAGCAACGGCGAACGACTCACCGGCCGCGACGTCCAGTTCTGGATCAACATGGCCAAGGCCGAGAAGGAACACGACGGCTACTACACGCCGCCGATGACCATCGCGGGGACGACGACCAATTACTTCCCGGACAACGTGGTCTCCACCTCGGTCGCCGAGCACGGCATCTCGATCACCTTCGACCAGGCCTACAACCGGACCTGGGTGCTGCAGAACGTCCTGACCACGATCACCCCGATGCCCCGGGCCTGGGACGTCACCGGCCCCGACGGCGCGCGCGGCAGATGTTCGGCGGACGCCGTGGACACCCCGACGCTGAAGGCCGACTGCGACCCGGTCTTCCGCCACCTCAGCGCCGCCTCCGTCGACAAGAAGACCTTCGCGACCAACCCGCTCTGGCAGATCTCGGACGGCCCCTGGAAGCTCAAGTCCTACGACGCGGCCTCCGGCGCCTACGCCATCGTCCGCAACAAGGCCTACTCCGGCGTCCACAAGCCGTACCTGGACGAGGTCGACTTCGTCCCGTACAAGAACGCCGAGGCCCAGTACGCGGACCTGCAGGCCGGCGCGTCGAGCCCGAACGCCCTGCAGATCGGCATCCTGCCCAAGGCCCACGCGGCCCGGTACGACCCGGCCGACCTCCAGGCCGGCAACCCGCTGGCCGGGCAGGGCTACCACATCGCTCCCCTGACCTACCTGGACTCGATCAGCTACTACCAGCTCAATTTCCGCAGCAGCCGGCACGGAAAGCTGTTCCGGCAGGCCTACTTCACCAAGGCGCTCCAGGACTCCTACGACCAGCAGGGCGTCATCGACGGCCCCCGCAAGGGCTGGGGCCACCCGACGATCGGCGCCGTGCCGGCACTCCCCGAGGGCAACCCGCTGTCGCCCAACGCCCAGCAGCACCGGATGAAGTTCGACCTCGCCGAGGCCCGCAGCCTGATGGCCGCCAACGGCTGGGACCTGAGCACCACCCCGGCCGTGTGCCGCAACCCGGGGACCGGCCCGGGGCAGTGCGGCGCCGACATCGCCGCCGGCGACAAGGCGGAGTTCGACCTGGACTACCAGGCCGGCAACGCCGACCTGCCGGGGATCATGGCCGCCTACCGGACGAACCTCGCCCAGTCGGGGATCTCCGTGAACCTGGCCGAGGTGCCCGTGGACCACCTCCAGAGCGAAGCCTCCCTGTGCACCCCGGCCAACCCCGCCGGCTGCGCCTGGGACGCCGCCCTCTACGGCGGCTGGGTCTACTCGCCCCAGCTCTACCCGACCGGTGACTCCCTCTTCGCCACCGGCGCCGCGGCGAACGTCTGGGGCTACTCGGACCCGCACCTGGACCAGCTGATCGCCAAGACGATCACCAGCAACGACATCCAGGACATGTACGCCTACGAGGACTACGTCAACGACCACCAGCCGGTGATCTACACCGACGACATCGTGGCCATCTACGAGGTGGCCGACGGCCTCCGGATGCCGGTCCAGGACCCCTTCGAGGGCTACCAGCCGGAGTTCTGGTACTACACCAAGTAG
- a CDS encoding ArnT family glycosyltransferase, which produces MLYRRPLLAVSAGLGVVLMALSGRNGYHVDELYNRASGGHLALGYVDQPPLVSVIAKLETTLFGDTLVGFRVVPALMACLVVWVAGLTARELGGARGAQLFAAAASGATVVTLNAGHVLTTNIPDLLTWVALGWLFIRLQRTRDTRLWLAIGTVAGVGLLAKNLVVLLVLSLLVGLLVAGPRAVLRSRHLWLGAAIAAVFAVPMVLWQISHGWPAVEMSDALKVALGDDSRVAFVPFQVILIGLFLTPVWVAGLVALLRRPAWRDFRFVGVGYLFLVVLLLAIGGKPEYTGGLPLVLLAAGSVATVDWAKTRVRRSLAGTALVANLVLSSVLMLPVLPIAVYGSNPVLKSLGVFQLDQSRWPQLAEEVAAVNRSLSPQDREHAVVYANHYGLAGALDKFGPQNGLPQVYSGHNSYADFGTPGDDKNVVIAVGVNRDQFSALFESCDSVGKFETDLPVADKDTPFLVCHNPREPWAKLWPKLTWIGFSCPYTAEAITAKSEKGCSLTD; this is translated from the coding sequence GTGCTGTACCGGCGGCCGCTGCTCGCCGTCTCCGCCGGCTTGGGCGTGGTGCTGATGGCCCTGTCGGGGCGAAACGGCTACCACGTCGACGAGTTGTACAACCGGGCCTCCGGCGGGCACCTGGCCCTGGGGTACGTCGACCAGCCCCCGCTGGTCTCCGTGATCGCCAAGCTGGAGACCACGCTGTTCGGCGACACCCTGGTCGGGTTCCGCGTGGTGCCGGCGCTGATGGCCTGCCTGGTGGTGTGGGTGGCCGGCCTCACCGCCCGCGAACTCGGCGGCGCGCGCGGCGCCCAGCTCTTCGCCGCCGCCGCGTCCGGCGCGACGGTCGTCACGCTCAACGCCGGGCACGTGCTGACCACCAACATCCCCGACCTGCTCACCTGGGTCGCCCTGGGCTGGCTGTTCATCCGCCTGCAGCGCACCCGGGACACCCGGCTCTGGCTGGCCATCGGTACGGTCGCCGGGGTGGGCCTGCTCGCCAAGAACCTCGTGGTGCTGCTGGTCCTCTCGCTGCTGGTGGGCCTGCTGGTGGCCGGGCCGCGGGCGGTCCTGCGCAGCCGGCACCTGTGGCTGGGGGCCGCGATCGCCGCGGTGTTCGCGGTGCCGATGGTGCTGTGGCAGATCTCGCACGGCTGGCCGGCGGTGGAGATGAGCGACGCGCTGAAGGTCGCCCTCGGGGACGACTCCCGGGTCGCCTTCGTCCCGTTCCAGGTGATCCTGATCGGCCTGTTCCTCACCCCGGTGTGGGTCGCCGGGCTGGTGGCGCTGCTGCGCCGCCCGGCGTGGCGGGACTTCCGGTTCGTCGGCGTCGGCTACCTGTTCCTGGTGGTGCTGCTGCTCGCCATCGGCGGCAAGCCCGAGTACACCGGCGGTCTGCCGCTGGTGCTGCTGGCGGCCGGCTCCGTCGCGACGGTCGACTGGGCGAAGACCCGGGTCCGCCGCTCGCTCGCCGGCACCGCCCTGGTGGCCAACCTGGTGCTCTCCTCCGTGCTGATGCTCCCGGTGCTGCCCATCGCGGTGTACGGGTCGAACCCGGTGCTGAAGTCGCTCGGGGTCTTCCAGCTCGACCAGTCGCGCTGGCCGCAGCTGGCCGAGGAGGTCGCCGCCGTCAACCGCTCGCTCTCCCCGCAGGACCGCGAGCACGCCGTCGTCTACGCCAACCACTACGGCCTGGCGGGCGCCCTGGACAAGTTCGGCCCGCAGAACGGCCTGCCGCAGGTCTACAGCGGACACAACTCCTACGCCGACTTCGGCACCCCCGGCGACGACAAGAACGTGGTCATCGCGGTCGGCGTGAACCGCGACCAGTTCTCGGCCCTGTTCGAGAGCTGCGACTCCGTCGGCAAGTTCGAGACGGACCTGCCCGTCGCGGACAAGGACACCCCGTTCCTGGTCTGCCACAACCCCCGCGAGCCCTGGGCCAAGCTGTGGCCCAAGCTCACCTGGATCGGCTTCAGCTGCCCGTACACGGCCGAGGCCATCACCGCCAAGAGCGAGAAGGGCTGCTCGCTGACCGACTGA
- a CDS encoding MFS transporter: protein MTVELNTGSVTAAALPPLSRNRNYHVLWGSQLVSELVSQLCLIAFPLTVLAATGSAARMGAVSAVIAAAHMAANVPAGVLVDRFDRKRVMLVCQCARAVAMASLAIALYAGHFSLAHLLAVAVAEGLLGAAFDPAEHAALPQVVPEEQLSQAVARNTARRYIATLLGPAGAGFLFAVDRMAPFAVAVGLLVASCVVLCFLRLPRPVPAGESESAEEPEKAGLLADGFRWVLGHPVIRPTLVWLMGCELVISALIIIVLARSGEGDLAPGQLGVMMTGFGIGGLLGAAVAGRLHAALPAPAVILGFPWTAAALTLLLALVPAGVPTGVVLGGIAFLIPTAFTTVMTYQLTVAPDELRGRLSGVVGLFAGGAGAVGPLAGGLLMSGGSSRRSLLICCACLAVVAVGTTLSPKLRRFPTLK from the coding sequence ATGACCGTCGAGCTGAACACCGGTTCCGTGACGGCGGCGGCGCTGCCGCCGCTGTCGCGGAACCGGAACTACCACGTGCTGTGGGGCAGCCAGCTGGTGTCCGAACTGGTCAGCCAGCTCTGCCTGATCGCGTTCCCGCTGACGGTGCTGGCGGCGACCGGCTCCGCGGCCCGGATGGGGGCCGTCTCCGCCGTCATCGCGGCCGCGCACATGGCGGCCAACGTCCCGGCGGGCGTGCTGGTGGACCGCTTCGACCGCAAGCGGGTCATGCTGGTGTGCCAGTGCGCCCGGGCGGTGGCGATGGCGAGTCTGGCGATCGCCCTGTACGCCGGCCACTTCTCCCTGGCGCACCTGCTCGCGGTCGCGGTGGCGGAGGGGCTGCTGGGCGCGGCCTTCGACCCGGCGGAGCACGCCGCGCTGCCGCAGGTCGTCCCCGAGGAGCAGCTGTCGCAGGCGGTGGCGCGCAACACCGCGCGCCGCTACATCGCCACGCTGCTGGGCCCGGCGGGCGCGGGCTTCCTGTTCGCCGTCGACCGGATGGCGCCGTTCGCGGTCGCCGTCGGGCTGCTGGTGGCGTCCTGCGTGGTGCTCTGCTTCCTCCGCCTTCCGCGGCCGGTGCCGGCGGGGGAGTCCGAGAGCGCGGAGGAGCCCGAGAAGGCGGGCCTGCTCGCCGACGGGTTCCGGTGGGTGCTGGGGCACCCGGTGATCCGGCCGACGCTGGTCTGGCTGATGGGCTGCGAGCTGGTCATCTCCGCGCTGATCATCATCGTGCTGGCGAGGTCCGGCGAGGGCGACCTGGCCCCCGGCCAACTGGGCGTGATGATGACCGGGTTCGGCATCGGCGGCCTGCTGGGCGCCGCGGTCGCGGGCCGACTGCACGCCGCCCTGCCCGCGCCCGCCGTCATCCTGGGCTTCCCCTGGACCGCGGCGGCGCTGACGCTGCTGCTGGCCCTGGTACCGGCCGGGGTGCCGACCGGTGTGGTGCTCGGCGGGATCGCCTTCCTGATCCCCACCGCGTTCACCACGGTCATGACCTACCAGCTGACGGTCGCCCCCGACGAGCTGCGCGGCCGACTCAGCGGTGTGGTCGGGCTGTTCGCGGGCGGCGCCGGCGCGGTCGGCCCGCTCGCGGGCGGGCTGCTGATGTCGGGCGGGAGCAGCCGGCGCAGTCTGTTGATCTGCTGCGCCTGCCTGGCCGTCGTCGCGGTCGGCACCACCCTGAGCCCCAAGCTGCGGCGGTTCCCCACGTTGAAGTGA